In a single window of the Litorilituus sediminis genome:
- a CDS encoding TonB-dependent receptor — translation MNKSKLALLIPLLLTSTSYAQSYSQTDAPDETDVERIVVTGSRIVESIDEVPATITIITRQQIEAQLKVSSELQTMLATLVPGMAPSTGTSSNSSQTLRGRSPLVMIDGVPQSTPLRNGALGIRTIDANSIERIEVIKGATSVYGNGAAGGIINYITKRPNGDSAITGEVSLSSRFSAVEFEDSAGQRIEGMMNGQIDNFSYVASASYEEYGLQKDADGDVIGLKYGLSDAVMQNYFAKLGYQFTDDISMQLVFNHYESEQDSDLMDVVGSVNTGVKTYAIRAPEGTDAPGEPQGPNNQNIMLKYTDEEIFTNTQLVVDAYAQEIENIFFFSYVLANLDEGYTGGQSLIKSDKKGLRATLNSQVEWDNLEATFIYGIDALNDKTSQPLVDGRMWVPEMDMENLAGFLQTKWVFEDDFIIKAGVRRENIDLVVNDYSTLKLCRTPDTCSVPVDVVGDTLEYSATTYNFGIRYNWQAYFQPFANYSQGSDISDIGRLLRTATVNDIADIHTEASIIDNYEVGFTSVLDKFRMEFSAYRSTSELGTTNKYDPATGVYMPVRAPQEIYGYEALAQYTFSNDLDVTATYAWVEGKDTANDVYLGAKQISAPKGTINVNWSPVDEANLSLTYLYVGDRKRFDKVDGEYVGDKGPIDSYHVVNVSGHYNFAQNWDAFIGIENLFNQDYYPAKSQAYTYSGYNVKGLGTSVNLGIKYLF, via the coding sequence ATGAACAAGTCTAAATTAGCGCTGCTTATCCCGTTATTATTAACCTCGACCAGCTATGCACAAAGTTACTCGCAAACCGACGCCCCTGATGAAACCGATGTTGAACGCATAGTAGTGACGGGCAGTCGAATTGTAGAAAGTATTGATGAAGTACCGGCCACTATCACCATAATCACCCGTCAGCAAATTGAAGCTCAGTTAAAAGTGTCATCAGAGCTACAAACCATGCTAGCTACATTAGTTCCTGGTATGGCACCAAGCACAGGTACATCAAGTAACTCAAGCCAAACCTTACGTGGTCGCTCACCGCTAGTAATGATAGATGGCGTACCGCAATCAACACCGCTAAGAAATGGTGCCCTAGGCATTAGAACCATAGATGCCAATTCAATTGAACGTATTGAGGTCATCAAAGGTGCAACCTCAGTGTACGGTAATGGCGCAGCAGGCGGTATTATTAACTACATCACTAAAAGGCCAAATGGTGATAGCGCAATAACTGGCGAAGTAAGCCTATCAAGCCGTTTTAGTGCGGTAGAGTTTGAAGACAGTGCCGGACAACGAATTGAAGGCATGATGAATGGTCAAATTGATAACTTTAGCTATGTTGCCAGCGCTAGTTACGAAGAGTATGGCTTACAAAAAGATGCTGATGGTGATGTAATTGGCCTTAAATACGGGCTTTCTGATGCCGTTATGCAAAACTACTTTGCAAAATTGGGCTATCAATTTACCGACGATATTTCCATGCAGCTAGTATTCAACCATTATGAATCAGAGCAAGACAGTGACTTAATGGATGTTGTTGGTAGCGTCAATACTGGTGTAAAAACCTACGCCATTAGAGCGCCAGAAGGCACTGATGCTCCGGGCGAGCCTCAAGGGCCGAATAATCAGAATATTATGCTTAAATATACTGATGAAGAAATTTTTACCAACACGCAATTAGTGGTTGATGCCTATGCGCAAGAAATTGAAAATATTTTCTTTTTCTCTTATGTACTAGCCAACTTAGACGAAGGCTACACTGGCGGGCAATCATTAATTAAGTCAGATAAAAAAGGCTTACGTGCCACCTTAAATAGCCAAGTAGAGTGGGATAATCTCGAAGCTACTTTTATTTACGGTATTGATGCCTTAAACGATAAAACCTCACAACCGCTGGTTGATGGCCGCATGTGGGTGCCTGAAATGGATATGGAAAACCTTGCCGGCTTCTTACAAACTAAGTGGGTCTTTGAGGATGACTTTATTATTAAAGCCGGTGTGCGCCGTGAAAACATCGACTTAGTGGTCAATGACTACAGCACATTAAAACTGTGCAGAACACCAGATACCTGCTCTGTGCCTGTAGATGTGGTTGGTGATACCCTAGAATACAGTGCTACTACCTACAACTTTGGTATTCGTTACAATTGGCAAGCATACTTCCAGCCATTTGCTAATTACTCGCAAGGCTCAGATATTTCAGATATAGGTCGACTACTACGTACGGCAACAGTAAATGATATTGCTGATATTCACACCGAAGCGTCTATTATTGATAACTATGAAGTTGGTTTTACCTCTGTGTTAGATAAATTCCGTATGGAGTTCTCTGCTTATAGAAGCACATCAGAGCTAGGTACTACCAACAAATATGATCCAGCCACAGGTGTTTATATGCCTGTAAGAGCACCGCAAGAAATCTATGGTTATGAAGCGCTAGCACAATACACGTTTAGCAATGACCTTGATGTCACAGCAACTTATGCTTGGGTTGAAGGTAAAGACACAGCTAATGATGTTTACCTAGGTGCAAAGCAAATCAGCGCACCTAAAGGTACCATTAATGTCAATTGGTCACCCGTTGACGAAGCAAACTTAAGTTTAACTTACTTGTATGTTGGCGATCGTAAGCGTTTCGATAAAGTAGATGGTGAATACGTTGGTGATAAAGGACCGATTGATAGCTATCACGTTGTCAATGTTAGCGGTCATTACAACTTTGCACAAAACTGGGATGCTTTTATCGGGATTGAAAACTTGTTTAACCAAGATTACTACCCAGCAAAATCTCAAGCTTATACCTACTCTGGCTACAATGTGAAAGGTTTAGGTACTTCGGTAAATTTAGGTATTAAATACCTATTCTAA